CAGGACGAATTGGCGTGGTGACACGGTTTGCTCGGCGCTAAGCTTGTCGCTGATCATCGCAGCCAATCCGCTTGGGTTGTCGGCTTCGACCACTGAACCGGTGCAAGGGCAGATGGTTTCTTCGCTGGCGCCGACTTGAGTAGCAACAGTGACAGTGTCACACGCTTGAGCTTCTAAAGTCGAAAGCGGGAAACCTTCACTGCGCGACGGTAGACAGAACAGGTCGAGTGATTGATAAAAACGCACCATTTCAGTCACCAGCCCTAAAAAGGTGACTCGATGTTGGATATTGAGCTCACATGCCAGTGCCTCCAATGCTGCGCGCTGAGAGCCCGTACCCGCCAAAGCCAAATGCACATCTTCCGGTAGCAGGGCTAAAGCGCGAAGCAGAACATCGTGGCCTTTGACATGCTCAAGTCGGCCCGCGCAGCCAATCAGCGTCACCTCGGTTGCAAGACCCAAGGTTTGTCGAGCAAGCAACTTGGAGCCAGGCTTGAATTTCTCACAATCGACACCGTTTTTGATCACAGTGACAGGGTGAGAGAAATGCTGATGAATCTGCTGTCGAACCAGTTCTGCATCGGCAACCCATTTGGGGCGAGCGATATGAACAGCAAGAGATTGAATGTGGCGATGACTTGGGTTGCCAAAGTGCCATGCATCATGCTCAGTATGAATACAGGTCTTGACCTGAGCTAACCGAGCCGCACAGCCAGCATATAAAATCGGGCCAATGTGGTGGGTGTGAACCACATCAGGTTTGAGAACGCGAAACAGGCGATAAAGCTGAAGCAAGGCTTTGACACTGACGCCAGAGGGCTTATCAAGAAACAGGATTTTGTCGCGGTACTGCTCAAGCCTTGGCCACTGTTTTAGTGCTTGGTGCTTGTTGCCCTCAAGACTAATCAGTAGGGTGCGCTGTCGAGACGACGAAAAAGACAGCATGTCCAGCGCCAATGATTCGAGCCCGCCTGGGGCTAAATGCTGTACGACATGGACGATCAATTTAGTGGGTAGAGTCATAGCGACGCCTCATAACTGTTATCAAAACTATTGATAAGATTGCATGGAGCGTGCCAGAAATTATTTCTATTATTATCAGTTAGTTATGTTGCT
The sequence above is drawn from the Vibrio sinaloensis genome and encodes:
- a CDS encoding glycosyltransferase, whose product is MTLPTKLIVHVVQHLAPGGLESLALDMLSFSSSRQRTLLISLEGNKHQALKQWPRLEQYRDKILFLDKPSGVSVKALLQLYRLFRVLKPDVVHTHHIGPILYAGCAARLAQVKTCIHTEHDAWHFGNPSHRHIQSLAVHIARPKWVADAELVRQQIHQHFSHPVTVIKNGVDCEKFKPGSKLLARQTLGLATEVTLIGCAGRLEHVKGHDVLLRALALLPEDVHLALAGTGSQRAALEALACELNIQHRVTFLGLVTEMVRFYQSLDLFCLPSRSEGFPLSTLEAQACDTVTVATQVGASEETICPCTGSVVEADNPSGLAAMISDKLSAEQTVSPRQFVLQHNDIRTMIQAYESLTTEKHA